From one Lotus japonicus ecotype B-129 chromosome 3, LjGifu_v1.2 genomic stretch:
- the LOC130749169 gene encoding transcription factor IIIA-like — translation MVESMESEEIPKFHDIRRYFCEYCGICRSKKTLITAHINSHHKEEVEKRVEGESETEASKPKTCEQCGASFKKHAYLLQHMRSHSAERPYVCTVDDCKASYRRKDHLTRHLLQHQGKTFKCPIENCNSSFSIQSNLKRHVDELHDGKSTSTCVESQKQYVCPEVGCGKVFRYASKLRKHEDSHVKLDSVDVVCLEPGCMKHFTNAQCLRDHVKSCHQYVTCDICGTKQLKKNLKRHLRAHEAGSSSELFQCEYEGCDCTFSSKPNLHTHEKAVHFKEKPYVCGFPDCGMRFAYKHVRDNHEQTAKHVFTLGDFEEADEQFRSRPRGGRKRVCPTVEMLIRKRVTPPSQLESWLHMQDSE, via the exons ATGGTTGAATCTATGGAATCTGAAGAAATCCCCAAATTCCATGATATTAGACGCTATTTCTGTGAATACTGCGGTATCTGCAGATCCAAAAAAACCCTCATCACAGCTCACATCAATTCACACCACAAG GAGGAGGTGGAAAAAAGAGTTGAAGGAGAATCTGAAACAGAGGCTTCAAAGCCTAAAACTTGTGAGCAATGTGGTGCTAGTTTCAAAAAACATGCCTACTTGTTGCAGCACATGCGAAGTCATTCGGCTGAG AGGCCATATGTGTGTACTGTTGATGATTGTAAGGCAAGTTACAGAAGAAAGGACCACTTGACTCGCCACCTTTTACAGCACCAGGGGAAAACTTTCAAGTGTCCTATTGAGAATTGCAACAGTAGCTTCTCTATACAAAGCAATTTGAAAAGACATGTCGATGAGCTTCACGATGGcaagtctacctctacttgtgtTGAAAGTCAGAAGCAGTATGTGTGTCCAGAAGTTGGCTGTGGAAAGGTTTTCAGATATGCATCAAAGCTACGGAAGCATGAAGATTCTCATG TTAAGCTGGACTCAGTTGACGTCGTGTGCTTAGAACCTGGATGCATGAAACATTTCACTAATGCCCAGTGTCTTAGAGACCATGTTAAGTCCTGCCATCAATACGTGACTTGTGACATTTGTGGGACTAAGCAACTGAAGAAGAATTTGAAGAGGCACCTCCGTGCACATGAAGCCGGCAGTTCATCAGAGTTGTTTCAATGTGAATATGAGGGTTGTGACTGTACATTCTCATCA AAACCTAATCTTCACACGCATGAGAAGGCTGTGCACTTCAAAGAAAAACCTTATGTGTGTGGGTTTCCTGATTGTGGCATGAGATTTGCATACAAACATGTGAGAGATAACCATGAACAAACTGCCAAACATGTTTTTACCCTT GGGGattttgaagaagctgatgaACAATTCAGGTCTAGGCCCAGAGGAGGGAGAAAGAGAGTATGCCCTACTGTTGAAATGTTAATTAGGAAGAGAGTTACCCCACCAAGTCAATTAGAGAGCTGGTTACATATGCAGGATAGTGAATAA
- the LOC130743638 gene encoding uncharacterized protein LOC130743638, with protein MGFKWVTWNVRGMGRATKRRVIQKHLSVFKPSLVLIQETKLGADRKKMVESWAKSMGMKHFAVQAFGTAGGLISLWRESNVEVVQIRSDQRFIAMMVKLKNLEGLVLVVNVYGPHTDAERFVLFVQLSDMVTEHSGRVIMGGDFNAILHENDRKGGGALYLGDIAFRQFVTDSCLVDLPLQGGLFTWSSSRNNGMGSRLDRWLLSEDLFLCFNSFKQTALEWGISDHRPVSLSFGLDDYGPKPFTFFNHWLQEDGFNEMVTNWWNSIVVEG; from the coding sequence ATGGGTTTCAAATGGGTGACTTGGAATGTACGAGGCATGGGAAGAGCAACAAAGAGGAGGGTGATTCAGAAACACTTGTCTGTTTTCAAGCCGAGTTTAGTCCTGATTCAGGAAACAAAGTTAGGCGCAGACAGGAAAAAAATGGTAGAGTCGTGGGCAAAATCAATGGGTATGAAGCACTTCGCGGTTCAAGCATTTGGGACAGCGGGAGGTCTAATTTCTCTATGGCGTGAAAGCAATGTAGAGGTGGTGCAAATACGTTCTGATCAGCGTTTTATTGCTATGATGGTAAAATTGAAAAACTTAGAAGGGTTGGTTTTGGTGGTTAATGTCTATGGCCCTCACACTGACGCGGAACGGTTCGTGTTATTTGTTCAATTATCTGATATGGTGACAGAGCATAGTGGCAGAGTGATTATGGGGGGTGATTTTAATGCAATTTTACACGAGAATGATCGCAAGGGGGGTGGAGCTTTATATTTGGGGGACATTGCTTTCCGACAATTTGTGACGGACTCATGTTTGGTGGATCTTCCCCTGCAAGGGGGATTATTTACCTGGTCCTCTTCAAGGAATAATGGGATGGGAAGCAGATTAGATCGCTGGTTGTTGTCAGAGGATCTGTTCCTATGTTTTAATAGTTTCAAACAGACAGCTTTGGAGTGGGGAATTTCGGATCATAGAcctgtttctctttcttttggTCTGGACGATTATGGCCCCAAACCTTTCACTTTCTTTAATCATTGGCTTCAAGAAGACGGCTTCAATGAGATGGTAACGAATTGGTGGAATTCGATTGTGGTGGAAGGCTAG